Proteins encoded in a region of the Larimichthys crocea isolate SSNF chromosome XVI, L_crocea_2.0, whole genome shotgun sequence genome:
- the pmp22b gene encoding peripheral myelin protein 22b, whose translation MLLLLLGIILLHVAALVLLFVSTIVSVWTSSETGTSDLWINCSTSNGGYHCDPATSGEWIQAVQAVMILSIIFSCLSLFLFFCQLFTLQKGGRFFLTGTFQILASLFVMSGAIIYTVMSPEWVPEGDAFGYSYILAWVAFPLALISGLIYVILRKRE comes from the exons ATGCTGCTCCTACTACTGGGAATCATCCTCCTGCACGTCGCTGCTCTGGTTCTCTTGTTTGTGTCAACAATAGTCAGC GTATGGACATCAAGTGAAACTGGAACCTCAGACCTCTGGATAAACTGCTCTACTTCCAATGGAGGATACCACTGTGACCCAGCAACATCTGGAG AGTGGATTCAGGCAGTCCAGGCTGTTATGATCCTATCCATCATCTTCAGctgcctgtctctcttcctcttcttctgccaGCTCTTCACTTTGCAGAAGGGTGGACGCTTCTTCCTCACTGGAACCTTCCAGATCTTGGCCA GTTTGTTCGTGATGAGTGGAGCCATCATCTACACGGTGATGAGTCCGGAGTGGGTGCCGGAGGGAGACGCCTTCGGCTACTCCTACATCCTGGCGTGGGTTGCCTTCCCTTTGGCACTGATCAGCGGACTCATCTATGTCATCTTGAGGAAGCGAGAATGA